In the genome of Gallus gallus isolate bGalGal1 chromosome 21, bGalGal1.mat.broiler.GRCg7b, whole genome shotgun sequence, one region contains:
- the HP1BP3 gene encoding heterochromatin protein 1-binding protein 3 isoform X2: MPIRRSVNSSRETPPKSKPAEGGEEVKADAEATSEESASAGEEQENETLPAAAPSEAEQPKEPENEEKGETKSSVETKKDDKDQSKEKEKKVKKTIPAWATLSASQLARAQKQTQMAATSRPKMDAILTEAIKACFQKSGASVVAIRKYIIHKYPSLELERRGYLLKQALKRELERGIIRQVKGKGASGSFVVVSNAGKTVQKARDRKKSTSVSTPEQQVKLEDILPLAFTRLCEPKEASYSLIKKYVSQYYPKLKVDIRPQLLKNALQRAVEKGQLEQITGKGASGTFQLKKSGEKPLLGGTLMEDAILSAIAAMNEPKTCSTTALKKYILENHPGTNSNFQVHLLKRTLQRCEKNGWLEQISGKGFSGTFQLCFPYYPSPDVLYPEKQQDEDSEESEEEEEEESEEEEESEEEESEEEEPPPKKRMQKRPPPKSRSRAPPMKRRESKPKPRKTPAAHQGKAKPPPKVKTPVKKAKPAAPAIKKPSGGSSSKKPTASGRKEVKPSAKGKSAMRKSLRAKK, encoded by the exons aTGCAGAAGCCACTTCTGAGGAATCTGCCTCTGCTGGAGAAGAACAAGAGAATGAaaccctgcctgctgctgcaccCAGTGAAGCAGAACAGCCAAAGGAACCTGAGAATGAAGAGAAGGGGGAAACCAAGTCCTCAGTAGAAACCAAAAAGGA CGATAAGGATCAGTctaaggaaaaggagaagaaggtgAAAAAGACCATTCCTGCGTGGGCTACTCTTTCTGCTAGCCAGCTGGCTAGGGCACAGAAACAAACTCAGATGGCTGCCACTTCACGTCCGAAGATGGATGCTATTTTAACTGAGGCCATCAAG GCCTGCTTTCAAAAGAGTGGCGCATCAGTTGTTGCAATACGTAAATACATCATTCACAAATACCCTTCCCTGGAGCTGGAGAGAAGAGGCTATCTTCTAAAGCAAGCCTTGAAAAGAGAGCTGGAGAGAGGGATCATCAGGCAG GTGAAAGGGAAGGGAGCTTCTGGAAGCTTCGTGGTGGTGTCTAATGCAGGAAAAACTGTTCAAAAAGCCAGAGACAGAAAG aaaagcacttCCGTTTCGACTCCAGAGCAACAGGTCAAGCTGGAAGACATCCTGCCACTGGCTTTCACCCGCCTTTGTGAGCCAAAAGAAGCTTCTTACAGCCTGATCAAGAAATATGTGTCTCAGTATTATCCCAAACTCAAAGTAGATATCAG ACCCCAGCTGTTGAAGAATGCCCTGCAGAGAGCTGTAGAAAAGGGCCAGCTAGAACAGATCACAGGGAAAGGAGCATCTGGGACATTCCAG CTGAAGAAGTCAGGGGAGAAGCCCCTGCTGGGTGGGACTCTGATGGAAGATGCCATCCTGTCTGCTATTGCGGCCATGAACGAACCGAAGACCTGCTCCACCACAGCACTGAAGAAGTATATCCTGGAAAACCACCCAGGGACCAACTCCAACTTCCAAG tgcATCTACTGAAGAGAACCCTGCAGAGATGTGAGAAGAATGGCTGGTTGGAGCAGATTTCTGGAAAGGGCTTCAGTGGAACCTTTCAGCTTTGCTTCCCTTATTATCCTAG CCCAGATGTGCTCTACCCGGAGAAGCAGCAGGATGAGGACTCTGAAGAatctgaggaggaggaggaggaggaatctgaggaggaagaagaatcTGAAGAGGAGGAGTCTGAGGAGGAAGAGCCACCACCAAAGAAGAG GATGCAGAAGAGACCTCCTCCAAAATCACGGAGCAGAGCCCCTCCAATGAAGCGAAGAGAATCCAAGCCCAAGCCCAGAAAGACCCCAGCAGCCCACCAGGGGAAAGCAAAGCCCCCACCCAAGGTGAAAACTCCTGTGAAGAAAGCCAaaccagcagccccagccatCAAGAAACCCTCTGGTGGCAGCTCTTCCAAGAAACCAACAGCTAGCGGGAGGAAGGAGGTGAAACCTTCTGCCAAGGGCAAATCTGCCATGAGGAAATCTCTCCGGGCAAAGAAGTAA
- the SH2D5 gene encoding SH2 domain-containing protein 5 isoform X2 yields MKKKMTANGRGPDPAPPPPRARGIAKSAEYVGSFMVEELELQQHVGQLEEQLRALKDCPRRRSVVLRFSLQGLKVYGDDGETLLMAHALRRILYSTCLHAERQFAFVARNPHSPPSTLFCHLFVSPVGEVHVLHLLLCRSFQLCYLQAHPELQAAEPDPPVLLRETLNPEEVSRNVNALLSLRRLPALGPLGAGHVFAQHLLQERRVEAEGRAVGWRPGNPYCSPVLVRKKAIRSKVLRSGAYRDCGAESQLQQREGGPAASRCCAGMCREPFCCALNPVPPRAGACGCTRPAGSCPTACCGHSRGGSVWSTPTPNSAPCRRCSRTTRQCLGAASAA; encoded by the exons atgaagaagaagatgacagCCAATGGGAGGGGGCCGGATCCGGCACCACCGCCCCCCCGCGCGCGGGGCATCGCCAAGTCAGCAGAG TACGTGGGTTCCTTCATGGTggaagagctggagctgcagcagcacgtggggcagctggaggagcagctgcgGGCGCTGAAG GATTGCCCCAGGAGGAGGTCTGTGGTGCTCAGGTTCAGCTTGCAGGGACTGAAGGTCTACGGTGACGATGGGGAG aCGCTGCTGATGGCGCACGCGCTGCGCCGCATCCTGTACAGCACCTGCCTGCATGCCGAGCGCCAGTTCGCCTTTGTGGCCCGcaacccccacagcccccccagcacacTGTTCTGCCACCTCTTTGTGAGCCCCGTGGGTGAG gtgCACGTGCTGCACCTGCTGCTGTGCCGCTCCTTCCAGCTCTGTTACCTCCAGGCACACCCTGAGCTGCAGGCGGCTGAGCCCGACCCCCCCGTGCTGCTGCGGGAGACCCTCAACCCTGAGGAGGTGTCACGCAACGTCAACGCGCTCCTGTCCCTGCGGCGCCTGCCCGCCCTCGGCCCGCTGGGTGCAGGG CATGTTTTTGCACAGCATTTGCTCCAGGAGCGACGGGTGGAGGCTGAGGGCCGTGCTGTGGGTTGGCGTCCGGGGAACCCCTATTGCTCCCCAGTGCTGGTGCGCAAAAAGGCGATCCGCAGCAAAGTGCTGCGCTCGGGCGCCTACCGCGACTGCGGGGCTGAGAGCCAACTGCAGCAGCGCGAGGGTG GGCCAGCGGCATCGCGCTGCTGCGCGGGGATGTGCCGGGAGCCTTTCTGCTGCGCCCTGAACCCGGTGCCACCCCGCGCTGGTGCCTGTGGGTGCACACGCCCTGCGGGGTCGTGCCCTACTGCGTGCTGCGGACACAGCAGGGGCGGTTCTGTGTGGAG cactccCACGCCGAATTCCGCTCCATGCCGGCGCTGCTCGCGCACTACTCGGCAGTGCCTGGGGGCTGCTTCTGCCGCCTGA
- the SH2D5 gene encoding SH2 domain-containing protein 5 isoform X1, which translates to MKKKMTANGRGPDPAPPPPRARGIAKSAEYVGSFMVEELELQQHVGQLEEQLRALKDCPRRRSVVLRFSLQGLKVYGDDGETLLMAHALRRILYSTCLHAERQFAFVARNPHSPPSTLFCHLFVSPVGEVHVLHLLLCRSFQLCYLQAHPELQAAEPDPPVLLRETLNPEEVSRNVNALLSLRRLPALGPLGAGHVFAQHLLQERRVEAEGRAVGWRPGNPYCSPVLVRKKAIRSKVLRSGAYRDCGAESQLQQREGAPSGWESRGMRGLVLLPDTEAALAESVWAFAGIARASGIALLRGDVPGAFLLRPEPGATPRWCLWVHTPCGVVPYCVLRTQQGRFCVEHSHAEFRSMPALLAHYSAVPGGCFCRLSVGRCNPGYEQRDEDGPALVQHERG; encoded by the exons atgaagaagaagatgacagCCAATGGGAGGGGGCCGGATCCGGCACCACCGCCCCCCCGCGCGCGGGGCATCGCCAAGTCAGCAGAG TACGTGGGTTCCTTCATGGTggaagagctggagctgcagcagcacgtggggcagctggaggagcagctgcgGGCGCTGAAG GATTGCCCCAGGAGGAGGTCTGTGGTGCTCAGGTTCAGCTTGCAGGGACTGAAGGTCTACGGTGACGATGGGGAG aCGCTGCTGATGGCGCACGCGCTGCGCCGCATCCTGTACAGCACCTGCCTGCATGCCGAGCGCCAGTTCGCCTTTGTGGCCCGcaacccccacagcccccccagcacacTGTTCTGCCACCTCTTTGTGAGCCCCGTGGGTGAG gtgCACGTGCTGCACCTGCTGCTGTGCCGCTCCTTCCAGCTCTGTTACCTCCAGGCACACCCTGAGCTGCAGGCGGCTGAGCCCGACCCCCCCGTGCTGCTGCGGGAGACCCTCAACCCTGAGGAGGTGTCACGCAACGTCAACGCGCTCCTGTCCCTGCGGCGCCTGCCCGCCCTCGGCCCGCTGGGTGCAGGG CATGTTTTTGCACAGCATTTGCTCCAGGAGCGACGGGTGGAGGCTGAGGGCCGTGCTGTGGGTTGGCGTCCGGGGAACCCCTATTGCTCCCCAGTGCTGGTGCGCAAAAAGGCGATCCGCAGCAAAGTGCTGCGCTCGGGCGCCTACCGCGACTGCGGGGCTGAGAGCCAACTGCAGCAGCGCGAGGGTG ccccatCGGGATGGGAGAGCAGAGGCATGCggggcctggtgctgctcccTGACACCGAGGCCGCCCTCGCCGAGAGCGTGTGGGCCTTCGCCGGCATCGCCAG GGCCAGCGGCATCGCGCTGCTGCGCGGGGATGTGCCGGGAGCCTTTCTGCTGCGCCCTGAACCCGGTGCCACCCCGCGCTGGTGCCTGTGGGTGCACACGCCCTGCGGGGTCGTGCCCTACTGCGTGCTGCGGACACAGCAGGGGCGGTTCTGTGTGGAG cactccCACGCCGAATTCCGCTCCATGCCGGCGCTGCTCGCGCACTACTCGGCAGTGCCTGGGGGCTGCTTCTGCCGCCTGAGCGTGGGACGCTGCAACCCCGGCTACGAGCAGCGGGACGAGGACGGCCCGGCGCTGGTGCAGCACGAGCGGGGCTAG
- the KIF17 gene encoding LOW QUALITY PROTEIN: kinesin-like protein KIF17 (The sequence of the model RefSeq protein was modified relative to this genomic sequence to represent the inferred CDS: inserted 2 bases in 1 codon; substituted 3 bases at 3 genomic stop codons): protein MVLSQASFRLQMLEQQVVGWEEAENEDLNEDEEKHKRQKFADEQRMQLVTVLQKSDNDSSDLVLLNIYDSVQEEVXAKSKLLEKMQKLXAAKTEIKNLQXQFELEKIGYLSTNHNLEXDVMLFQQLLDQVQSLIQRDCNYSNLEKIKCESVWDEESGCWKISEPGIQKNHLPAGKRSVGVTVPSPGFSWAHQQVNKQQLNHTQLCHLLCTVEASAFPPSLNNNLMRTKLAGSTQKFGQVGDTNGRAGTGFPAKLSVLCVPLAVFKQIRCPFKSCSS from the exons ATGGTGTTGTCTCAAGCATCGTTCAG GCTGCAGATGCTAGAACAACAAGTGGTAGGGTGGGAAGAGGCTGAAAATGAAGACCTCAATGAGGACGAGGAGAAGCATAAACGCCAGAAGTTTGCAGATGAGCAGAGGATGCAGCTAGTGactgtgctgcagaaatccGATAATGACAGCAGTGATTTGGTTCTGCTTAACATCTACGACTCCGTCCAGGAGGAGGTTTGAGCCAAGAGCAAACTTCTGGAGAAGATGCAGAAG ctgtgagctgctaagacagaaataaaaaatctgcA ACAGTTTGAGCTGGAAAAGATCGGTTATCTCAGCACTAACCACAATCTGGAGTGAGACGTGATgctcttccagcagctgctggatcAGGTGCAGTCCCTCATCCAGCGGGACTGCAACTACAGCAATCTGGAGAAGATCAAGTGCGAGTCCGTCTGGGATGAGGAGTCTGGCTGCTGGAAAATTTCAGAGCCTGGCATTCAGAAAAACCACCTGCCCGCAGGTAAGAGGAGTGTCGGGGTCACAGTGCCATCCCCTGGCTTCTCCTGGGCTCACCAGCAGGTCAATAAACAGCAATTGAACCACACTCAGCTGTGTCATCTTCTGTGTACAGTGGAGGCTTCTGCCTTTCCACCAAGTCTGAATAACAATTTAATGAGGACAAAACTTGCTGGGTCTACACAAAAATTTGGGCAAGTAGGAGATACAAACGGAAGAGCTGGCACAGGATTCCCTGCTAAGCTGTCCGTTCTCTGTGTGCCTTTGGCAGTGTTTAAACAAATCAGGTGCCCTTTTAAAAGCTGTTCCTCCTAG
- the DDOST gene encoding dolichyl-diphosphooligosaccharide--protein glycosyltransferase 48 kDa subunit, translating into MPRADEKMAAAEVRLWWLLAAVAAVGAGPRSLVLLENGNLRDTHSLFFRSLADRGFELTFRTADDAGLSLIKYGEFLYDNLIIFSPSIEDFGGNINVETITAFIDGGGSVLVAASSDIGDPLRELGSECGIEFDEERTAVIDHHNYDISDPGQHTLIVADAENLLKAPTIVGKKALNPILFRGVGMVADPDNPLVLDILTGSSTSYSFFPDKPITQYPHAVGKNTLLIAGLQARNNARVVFSGSLDFFSDAFFSSAVQKATPGSKRYSQTGNYELAVALSRWVFKEEGVLRVGAVSHHRVGELAPPNAYTVTDLVEYSIVIEKLSDGKWIPFDGDDIQLEFVRIDPFVRTFLKRNGGKYSVQFKLPDVYGVFQFKVDYNRLGYTHLYSSTQVSVRPLQHTQYERFIPSAYPYYAGAFSMMVGLFMFSIVFLHMKEKEKSD; encoded by the exons ATGCCCCGCGCCGACGAGAAAATGGCGGCGGCCGAGGTGCGGCTGTGGTGGCTGCTGGCGGCAGTCGCAGCGGTGGGGGCTGGGCCGCgcagcctggtgctgctggagaacGGCAACCTGCGGGATACGCACTCGCTCTTCTTCCGCAGCCTGGCAG ATAGGGGCTTTGAGCTCACCTTCCGAACTGCGGATGATGCTGGCCTCTCCTTGATCAAGTACGGGGAGTTCCTTTATGACAACCTGATCATCTTCTCACCATCCATTGAGG ATTTTGGAGGAAACATCAATGTGGAGACCATTACTGCTTTCATTGACGGTGGTGGCAGTGTCCTGGTAGCCGCCAGCTCAGACATTG GAGACCCGCTGCGGGAGCTAGGAAGTGAGTGTGGGATAGAGTTTGATGAAGAAAGGACAGCTGTCATTGACCATCACAACTATGATATATCAGATCCAGGCCAG CATACACTTATAGTAGCAGATGCTGAAAATCTCCTGAAGGCCCCCACCATCGTGGGGAAAAAGGCACTGAACCCCATTCTCTTCCGAGGAGTCGG GATGGTGGCTGATCCCGACAACCCACTGGTGCTGGATATCCTGACTGGCTCTTCTACGTCATACTCCTTCTTCCCAGATAAACCCATAACTCAG TATCCACATGCAGTTGGGAAGAACACCCTTCTGATCGCAGGACTCCAAGCAAGGAACAACGCTCGCGTTGTTTTCAGTGGCTCTCTGGATTTCTTTAGCGACGCTTTCTTTAGTTCTGCTGTGCAGAAAGCTACTCCTGGCTCCAAACG GTATTCACAGACTGGTAATTACGAGCTGGCTGTTGCCTTGTCCCGCTGGGTGTTCAAGGAAGAAGGCGTGCTGCGCGTTGGGGCAGTGTCTCACCACCGTGTGGGAGAGCTTGCACCTCCTAATGCCTACACCGTCACTGAtctggtg GAATACAGCATTGTAATTGAAAAGCTTTCTGATGGAAAGTGGATCCCCTTTGATGGAGATGATATCCAGCTGGAGTTTGTCCGCATCGATCCTTTTGTGAGAACTTTCTTGAAGAGAAATG GTGGCAAGTACAGCGTGCAGTTCAAGCTCCCGGATGTCTATGGAGTGTTCCAGTTTAAAGTGGACTATAATCGCCTGGGTTATACTCACCTCTACTCTTCTACTCAG GTTTCTGTGCGtcccctgcagcacacacagtaTGAACGCTTCATCCCCTCGGCATACCCGTACTATGCTGGGGCCTTCTCCATGATGGTGGGCCTCTTCATGTTCAGCATTGTCTTCCTGCAcatgaaggagaaggagaaatctGACTGA